gctgttatgtcgcttcgtaaatgtctgggcagaaattcaagatatatagcagtttcacaaATATTAGAattcaaataagaataagaacaataaactgtatttattaagataaaacaaacaaaaaattaaatcataacagatccaaaaaggggggaggggtgaaggaaatacaaaatacaatacagaaccatttcaaagtcattgttaaaatcagttatgtaatatgtatgatatgtatgattcttaaaaacatataatacttccaggcagccattctcctagctttaggagcattaaaaagaaaaggaagcaaatgggcgatcagacaaactcctccttttcatggaagtcctcgaagacaaggccatctgaagagaagagaagagaagagaagagaagagaagagaagagaagagaagagaagagaagtaatattctgatgttaatcgatttaggtaaggagggacttacacatgttgaacaaatggaggagggtctaatgggtcactttttgccttggggttcccaaagcggaaggcaagcatggcttccagacctcacagttttgctgcaaggtttTTGCCTGAAAGAAccgtttttacccctgtgagaggggttgggagtttgagacatccccactcgggaggcctgccacagagaggtaagagcaaaactggggctctttGGACAAGTGATGACCTTTGTcgctcaggcccattctgggattccaaggagacagttttgagctccccaattccctggaaattggcattacctttgatggtgctctggatgtcatgatgagCCAACTCTTCTTCCTTGCGaaagaaaaccttccatgtggacagctgcagaaatagagatggaaaTGTTATttttcatgtcaatgtgacaccatatccaaagcagctaagaattgaagatgatccagttggatacaaagttgaggattcacAAATATGTagcgtggctcttctgggcactgggcaggtgGAAGAAACACTGGGGGGagccagctctcttctgttcctcctgcccctgctgttgtccccaggggcattcggtgagccccagtggaaacagcctctctccagcaagtgtgctgccaggcagcccccgtgtgaccagagaccactgggaggtcttcttctgaacctggaacctgacaaggggtcccacagaggatgctgaagcagaagatgaagcagaagatgctgaagccatgtccacagcagggtgcttacttccacattgggcagtctggccatgtGAGCCAGAGCATCAatgtaggcttctcggcccagagtctGCAGCCGGGGCTTCTCCGAGTTGATGtactgtggagctcctgtgggttgaaacagcagctcagagtcatc
Above is a window of Hemicordylus capensis ecotype Gifberg chromosome 2, rHemCap1.1.pri, whole genome shotgun sequence DNA encoding:
- the LOC128341574 gene encoding uncharacterized protein LOC128341574 isoform X2, which gives rise to MERGQVILCWTEFLTSIIDCIKDAKSCESEMLSYEKDKAVDAVLERAPQYINSEKPRLQTLGREAYIDALAHMARLPNVELSTWKVFFRKEEELAHHDIQSTIKDGLVFEDFHEKEEFV